One genomic segment of Ignavibacteriota bacterium includes these proteins:
- a CDS encoding xanthine dehydrogenase family protein molybdopterin-binding subunit, which produces MSIKKSKYFFEEDFVEKIGEVSDENYKQLPPNKDLKYIGKKIPRYDGYAKVSGKAVYTFDINLPNMVYGKILRSEIPHGKIKSIDISKAKNSEGVLEILTFENSQEYSWYGISKLFDPIVRYEGDEIACVCAVSQKAADEAAKKIIVSFEKLPFEVDAEKSLKSENLKIHETGNISREKPDEYSRGNIDEGFEQSELIIEDTFTTQIAIHNPTEVHCSVVNWEGEKLKIWDSTQGIFEVRNSIAKSLGLKEENVQVIKEYMGGGFGSKLEAGKYTLMAAILSKKLNRPVKIVLDRKEMNLAVGNRPDSKQTLKLGIKKDGTISALSHNSIANVGAYPNGGGCSWPARSMYQIPNVKTVDYSIFTNTGRGRAFRAPGHVQGTFALDSIMDDAAEKIGMDPIEFRLKNYAEKDQVWGASYTSKKLREAYKIGAEKIGWKDRNKIPGKVEGYLKTGIGMASQIWWGGGGPPAHANMKIEKDGIVHVYSGTQDIGTGTYTFISQIAAEILEIPLNKIKVHLGNTDYPFGPSSGGSTTAPSISPAVRDAAEKMKKKLFSAASALTNISEDKLNYSEGIFSSENKKLINIEEIAKQVDDETLFTKGSREENVQGLVAQTFGAQFAKVEVDTLTGNVKVNKIVAAHDIGRTLNRQTLENQFHGGIIQGLGFALTEERIMDEDYGKMLNPNMHDYKIPTMLDTPTEIEIVIVNEMDEQANNMGVKGIGEPAIIPTAAAIANAIYNAIGIRIKSLPITPDKIINVLYKN; this is translated from the coding sequence ATGTCAATTAAAAAATCCAAATATTTTTTTGAAGAAGATTTTGTAGAAAAAATCGGAGAAGTTTCTGATGAAAACTACAAACAACTTCCTCCAAATAAAGATTTAAAATATATTGGGAAGAAAATTCCAAGATACGATGGATATGCTAAGGTAAGCGGAAAAGCTGTTTATACATTTGATATAAATTTACCAAATATGGTTTATGGAAAAATTCTTCGTTCAGAAATTCCGCATGGAAAAATAAAAAGTATAGATATTTCAAAAGCAAAAAACTCAGAAGGAGTTTTAGAAATTTTAACTTTTGAAAATTCTCAAGAATATAGTTGGTATGGCATCAGCAAATTATTTGATCCAATTGTTAGATATGAAGGAGACGAAATTGCGTGTGTTTGTGCAGTTTCCCAAAAAGCCGCAGATGAAGCTGCAAAAAAAATAATTGTAAGTTTTGAAAAATTACCTTTTGAAGTTGATGCGGAAAAATCTCTAAAATCTGAAAATCTAAAAATTCATGAAACCGGAAATATCAGCAGAGAAAAACCGGATGAATACTCAAGAGGCAATATTGATGAGGGTTTTGAGCAATCTGAATTAATTATTGAAGATACATTTACAACGCAAATTGCAATTCACAATCCAACGGAAGTTCATTGCAGTGTTGTAAATTGGGAAGGTGAAAAATTAAAAATTTGGGATTCTACGCAAGGAATTTTTGAAGTTAGAAATTCAATTGCAAAATCTTTGGGATTGAAAGAAGAAAATGTACAAGTAATAAAAGAGTATATGGGCGGCGGGTTTGGCAGCAAGCTGGAAGCCGGAAAATATACATTGATGGCAGCAATTTTATCTAAAAAATTAAACCGCCCGGTTAAAATTGTTTTAGATAGAAAAGAAATGAATTTGGCAGTTGGCAATCGCCCAGACTCAAAACAAACATTAAAGTTAGGAATAAAAAAAGACGGAACAATTTCAGCATTAAGTCATAATTCAATTGCAAATGTTGGAGCTTATCCGAACGGCGGCGGATGCAGTTGGCCCGCAAGAAGTATGTATCAAATTCCAAATGTAAAAACTGTTGATTACAGCATTTTTACAAATACCGGAAGAGGAAGAGCTTTTAGAGCGCCCGGGCATGTTCAAGGAACTTTTGCACTTGATTCTATTATGGATGATGCGGCAGAAAAAATTGGAATGGACCCGATTGAATTTAGATTAAAAAATTATGCGGAGAAAGATCAAGTTTGGGGAGCGAGTTATACTTCTAAGAAATTGAGAGAAGCGTATAAAATTGGTGCAGAAAAAATTGGATGGAAAGATAGAAACAAAATTCCGGGAAAAGTTGAGGGATATTTAAAAACCGGAATTGGAATGGCATCACAAATTTGGTGGGGAGGCGGCGGTCCACCCGCACATGCAAATATGAAAATTGAAAAAGATGGAATTGTTCATGTTTATTCCGGCACGCAAGATATTGGAACCGGAACTTATACTTTTATATCCCAAATTGCAGCGGAAATTTTGGAAATTCCGTTAAATAAAATTAAAGTTCATTTGGGAAATACTGATTATCCTTTTGGTCCATCAAGCGGAGGAAGTACAACAGCTCCTTCAATTTCACCGGCAGTTAGAGATGCAGCAGAAAAAATGAAGAAAAAATTATTTTCGGCAGCTTCGGCGTTGACTAATATTTCTGAAGATAAATTAAATTATTCTGAAGGAATTTTTTCATCCGAAAATAAAAAATTAATTAACATCGAAGAAATTGCTAAACAAGTTGATGATGAAACATTATTTACAAAAGGTTCTCGTGAAGAAAATGTTCAAGGACTTGTTGCGCAAACATTTGGGGCTCAATTTGCAAAAGTTGAAGTTGATACTTTAACCGGAAATGTAAAAGTTAATAAAATTGTTGCCGCTCATGATATCGGAAGAACACTAAATCGCCAAACACTTGAAAATCAATTTCACGGCGGAATTATACAAGGATTGGGTTTTGCGTTAACCGAAGAAAGAATTATGGATGAAGATTATGGAAAAATGTTAAACCCAAATATGCATGATTATAAAATTCCCACAATGCTTGATACGCCGACCGAAATAGAAATTGTAATAGTTAATGAAATGGATGAACAAGCTAACAATATGGGAGTTAAAGGAATCGGCGAACCGGCAATAATTCCAACTGCGGCGGCAATTGCAAACGCAATTTACAATGCAATTGGTATTAGAATAAAAAGTCTGCCGATTACTCCAGATAAAATTATAAATGTACTTTATAAAAATTGA
- a CDS encoding (2Fe-2S)-binding protein, producing the protein MKKSDKPIDSSRRKFIKGISSGIVGAYAINPTLNAKNLPKEISDSIEGKIKLTLKVNGKKISKSVKPNTTLADFIREELKLTGTKIVCNQGECGSCTVLMNGEAVYSCHMLALDADGSEIITVEGLLNNHELHEVQKSFVDNDGLQCGFCTPGQIISAYALLKNNPNPSDDEIKNGMSGNLCRCGAYPKIFDSVKDAITKKI; encoded by the coding sequence ATGAAAAAATCAGACAAACCCATCGATTCATCACGAAGAAAATTTATTAAAGGAATTAGCTCGGGAATTGTTGGAGCTTATGCGATAAATCCGACTTTAAATGCAAAAAATCTTCCCAAAGAAATTTCAGATTCAATTGAAGGGAAAATAAAATTAACTTTAAAAGTTAACGGCAAAAAAATATCAAAAAGCGTAAAACCCAATACCACATTGGCTGATTTTATAAGAGAAGAATTAAAATTAACCGGAACAAAAATTGTTTGCAATCAAGGTGAATGCGGAAGCTGCACTGTTTTAATGAATGGAGAAGCAGTCTATTCATGCCACATGTTGGCTTTGGATGCCGATGGTTCTGAAATTATTACCGTTGAAGGACTTTTAAATAATCATGAATTACATGAAGTTCAAAAATCCTTTGTAGATAACGATGGATTGCAATGCGGATTTTGTACGCCGGGACAAATAATTTCTGCCTATGCTTTGTTGAAAAATAATCCGAATCCAAGCGATGACGAAATTAAAAATGGAATGTCGGGAAACTTATGCAGATGCGGAGCTTATCCAAAAATATTTGATTCAGTAAAAGATGCAATTACAAAGAAAATTTGA